The region GCTGATTTGGCTGGCCCAGGGAATGACCTGAACGTGGTTCTGTGGGTGGGAACAGGGTGTGCAAAGGACTCGGTAGCTTCTCCCCACGGCCACGCACAGTCacgtggtggtggtgggagcGAGAACAGCAAACAGTGTAAACAGAAGGGCGACGGTTCGCCACGCACCTCGGAGCCGCAGCCCCTCCCGACCCCGCCAGGCCCACTCGTGGAACTCTGAACTGCCCACGAGCCCAGCACAAAAACCCTGGTTCCGGTTAACTACAGAACCCAGTAGAGGGTTGGAAAGCCGAGGAAACGCCCGCCCGTGGACACGCCCCCAGCCCGGCCCTGATTGGCTAGAGAATTTAAAGACCAGGCCGGTGATAGGGTGATTGTTCCAGTCCTAGTATTTGAATGTTCTTAGTGCTGGAGCTTCGCTGCCGGTCGGTCGGTCCAGATCGACTTTTTTCATCCAAAAGCCACAAGTGAGTCTGCGGGACCCTTGAGGTGGGAGACAAAGGACGCGATTGCTTTAGTGATCCTCGCTGGGAGAGGTACAGGTTCGTGGGCCAGACGGAGGGACGACGGATTCCTGGGCCTGGAGGTCCCTTTCCAAAGCACTGGAATCGCGTTGACCCTGATACCTCCTAACTGGTTTATGAAGGGATGTTTTCACCCCCAGCCACTCTCCTCCCCATCGCCCAACACGTGATTATTGTTCTGGGTAGACGTCCCTGACGAGTCCCTTGTTGGCCTGGGTGGGTTTCCTCGGCTGGCTTCTTTTCTAATGTCTCTCCTTGTTCCAGAGCGCTTGGAGTATCTTGGTGGCATCTCCTGTTACCAGTGGCAACCTGTTGACCCTAAGATGTCTGGACGGGATTTTCCGTCACGGCAGCCATACCAACCATCACATCCCGATTTCCTGTGACTTGTTTGCTCCGGTCTCTGCACGCCTGCAGAGGCATTGGAGATGCCTCCTAGCACCCATGCGGCGACCGATGAATGCAACGACGCGGAGCTGCGGTGCCGGGTAGCGGTGGAAGAGCTGAGTCCCGGAGGGCAACCTCGCAAGCGCCAGGCCCTGCGCGCCGCAGAGCTGAGCCTAGGTCGTAACGAACGCCGCGAGTTGATGCTGCGATTGCAGGCACCGGGGCCCGCGGGACGGCCACGCTGTTTCCCGCTGCGCGCCGTGCGTCTCTTCACCCGCTTCGCTGCGGATGGGCGCAGCACGTTGCGGATCCCCGGCAAGGGTGCTCCTGGGGCCGGCGCAGTGCAACTGCTGCTCTCCGACTGTCCCCCGGAGCGCTTGCGCCGCTTCCTGCGCACGCTGCGCCTGAAGCTGGCTGTCGCCCCAGGGCCGGGACCGGCCTCTGCCTGCGCGCAATTGCTCGGCCCGCGGCCCCGAGACTTTATCACCATCAGTCCAGTGCAGCCAGAGGAACTGCGGCGTGCTGCGACCATCAAGGCTCCAGATTCTGCGCTGGGAAAGCGGCCAGTGGAATCCCAGCCTAGTAAGGTGAGGACCAGAAAGGGAGTGAGGAGACCCAGGAGGCCCAAGGTTGGGGGAAGATAGCCGGCAGTATTAAGGAGACGGCTGGTGATTTGAAATGCCCGTCGTACATCATTTGAGTATGGTGACGGTAAGGTGTAAATCATCTGGATTAGATAAACTGAGGACAGGAAACTGAGATCTAGGTCACATCCAAAAAGATAGCGGCGGAGGAGACAAGGCAAGAAAACTTAAGAACGAGTATTAAAATCCCAGAGGAGAGGAGCTTTGGGGAAGCATGGAAAGGTAGTGAGTGGGTCAGAGACAGGCAATAACCCAATCACCTGAGGAGAAAACCGTCAGGTGTGGTCACCAATCTAAGATGCCCAGCGCTGAACTGGTGAAAAGCCAGAAATGGTGGCTAGTATCTGTTGAGATGTTCAGATGACCCGGACCGGCTCAAAGTTCCAAGTGAAGTCGAGCAAAGGGCCGTTCTGCAATGCATACAGACCAAGCAGCACCGCAGGTGGTTCTGAGACAGCCCTGTTCCTCCCAGGAAGCTCCAAGGTGGCCCCTGCCTGTGAAGAAGTTGCACATGCACTCCGCCAAACCAAAGCTTTCTGAAGAGCAGGCCGCTGTGCTGAGGATGGTTCTGAAAGGACAGAGCATTTTCTTTACTGGGAGTGCAGGTAATAGAGAAAGAATGGGGTGGTGGCCATCCCTAGGGTGCCATGGGGGAGCAGGCAACTCTGACTTTGCCTACTACCCAGGGACAGGGAAGTCCTACCTGCTGAAACAGATCCTCGGTTCCCTGCCCCCTACTGGCACTGTGGCCACTGCCAGCACTGGGGTGGCAGCCTGCCACATTGGGGGCACCACCCTTCATGCCTTCGCAGGTAAGTGTGAGCCCCTGGGCTTCGGTTAAGAGCAAGCCATACCTGTGGCAAAGGAGGGAGAGACGAGGGGAGCTGGGATTTCAGCGCAGACTGAATCGTGTCACTCATAGGCATCGGCTCAGGCCAGGCTCCCCTGGCCCAGTGTGTGGCCCTTGCACATCGGCCGGGTGTGCGTCAGGGCTGGCTGAACTGCCAGCGCTTAATCATTGATGAGATCTCCATGGTAGAGGCAGACTTCTTTGACAAGTTGGAAGCTGTGGCCAGGTCAGTGTACAGTGGGGGCAGTTACTGAGGTCTGAGTCTGGTTATTTGCCCAAGGGGTTTGCCCACCCAACACCTATCTCTAAAGCACTCTCTGCTCTCATCCAGAGCTGTCCGGCAACAGAAGAAGCCATTTGGAGGGATCCAGCTCATCATCTGTGGGGACTTCCTACAGTTGCCACCAGTGACCAAAGGCTCCCAGCAACCTCAATTCTGCTTTCAGGTACCGGTCACTCCCTAACCCTAACCTGTGCTTGTGGGGGACTTACACCATGATTCTGATCCTATGCTTGTGGGGGCGTCATCTCTGATCCCTAATTTGTCCCTGTCCTTTCCCCACCAGGCCAAgagctggaggaggtgtgtgccAGTGATTCTGGAGCTGACTGAGGTGTGGAGGCAAGCAGACCCAACCTTCATCTCTCTACTGCAGGCTGTGAGGCTGGGCAGGTGGGTACTGGAAAAGCGGCCATGGGATGGGGATGGGTCTATATTATTATGTTTGAGGGTGGCAGGCCTTGTGTAGCAGAGGCTGGTCGAGAAtttggatgaccttgaactcctgatcctcctaacCCTACCTCCTCAGTCCTAGGATTTACAAGCTTTTGGTACCCATACCTAGtccagggaagagggagagatgtTTGTCTTCAGGATTGAGCAGTCTGTACAGGAAAACACGGTTTGGGACAACTTAGGATAGAATGTAGTCAAGAATGTTATataacagctgggcagtggtggcgcacacctttagtcccagcacttgggaggcagaggcaggtggatttctgagttcaaggccagcctggtctacagagtgagttccaggacagccagggctatgcagagaaaccctgtctcgaaaaacaaacaaataaacaaaaacaaagcaagcaaacaaacaaaaaaacccaaacagaatGTAGTCAAGAATGTTATAtaacatcaatcaatcaatcaatcaatcaatcattgcCATGGCATTGGGCATTGTAGCACAACAGCAACCACAGGATTCAAAAGGCTGAGGTGTaggatagtgagtttgaggccaccctgggctgtTTAggaagactctatctcaaaaaaacaaacaaacaaaaaaaccaaaaaaaaccccagcaaaCCTACTCCTTAAacctcacacagaaacacaggctAGCTgtcaggagagatggttcagtcaggaGCGTGCTTGTCCcacaaccatgaggacctgagtttagagtCCCCAGTGCCTGTGTAAAAAGCTGAGGTTGACAGCAAATGCCTGCAAATCCCTGTGCCAGGGAGGTCACAGCAGGAGAATTCTTGAGTTTGTTGGCCCGGGAAGTAAGCTCTAGGTTCagggagaaacactgtctcaaaaatcaaacaaagaaataaaaaagggagaaagtatagtgacacatgcctttaaatcagcactcaggaggcagagatctctgtgagttcaaggccagcctagtgagtccaggacagttagggctacatagtgagaacctgtctcaaaaaaaaaaaaaaaaaaaaaaaaaaaagctaaaagtaaCTGAGGAAGACAGCATTGACTGGCTGGGGGTTGGGTACCAGCAAATCTTGTCCTGGTGCCCCTTTTGGCCTGTGCAGCAGGCCATACTGTCCCGACCTTTTCTGGTGTCCAGGGGATCTCTGATCTGACACTGCAGCCCCCACAGATGTTCAGATGAAGTGACCTGCCAGCTCAGGGCCACAGCTGCCCATAAGGTGGGGCGAGATGGAATTGTAGCTACGAGACTGTGCACCCATCAGGATGACGTGGCCCTTACCAACGAGAAGCGGTTGAAGGAGCTGCCAGGTAAATAGAATGCTTGGGCTTGACAAAACCAGCCAGGAGGGGCCATCAAACGGGTGCGACACTCCCCTCCACATCCCTGGCAAACTGGGCCCAAGCTCTATGTACATTTACAGACAAAACTGTAATCCAAAAGCTGTGGTGAGCTGGTTCCAAGGCTCCGGCTAGGCCTGAGCTGTCCCCAGTCCATCCCTCACAGACATCTTGATCTTATACATTTGTGGAAGCTGAGTCACAAGTCAATATATAACTTGTTTTCCCAACTCTTGCTTTTCCAGGTGAGGTACACAGCTTTGAGGCTGTAGACAGTGACCCTGAGCTAAGCCGGACCTTGGACGCTCAGTGTCCTGTTAGCCGTGTCCTTCAGTTAAAGCTGGGGGCTCAGGTGAGTGggaaacgggggtggggggtcccCGATTATTCACTCTGCTGAGGTTATTGATAGTTGAGACCTACTGTGACCACTCCCCGCCCCCTTTCCTGTCTTcagcttttccttcctttcttcttttaacatCAAGAGCCCTGTCAAGCAATGCCACATTGGACAAGTGTCTTCCTTACTGAAGCTCAGATCCTAGGTGAAATGTGTCCCCATGGTAACATGCCCCATGATATGAGGTATACGACCCCTATAGTCGTATACCTTATAGATGGGCAACTTCTGACTCCTTCTTTGTGGGCATGGCCAAGAATGGTAGACTCTCCTCAGAGTCCATGGCAGGTGCTAGTGTCATTCCTCAAATTTTGTGGTCTTCTAGGCAAGCATAATCCCTGAATTCCCCACCccacttttaaaaacaagataacTATGTAGAcccagctgccctggaacttgttatgttgactacagtggccttgaactctggcgatccacctgcctctgcttcctgaatgcacCAAACCCAGCTAGGTCTAACCCTTTTCAAAGTCCTGTGATGCAGGTTACCCTCCTGGATTTATCACCTCCTTTCTGGGCAATTTGATGACTACTAAGTCCCTTTGACACAAAATAAGGCCAACATCGTTTTCCAGGGAAATAAGATAGCCTGTCTCAGAGGTCACAGTCACCACAGTGATGGTTGTGCTAAGaatcccccaccctctctctaaACCCTAACTGCTAGAGGAGTCAGGCCCAGGGAGGGTCCCTCTCCATCCCTGCACTTCCTCCTCTGCAGGTCATGCTGGTGAAGAACTTGGCAGTGTCTCGGGGCCTGGTGAATGGTGCCCGAGGGGTGGTAGTTGGATTTGAGTCAGAAGGGAGAGGTGAGTGATGGTGGAGGGAGGGCCATGCTACTGGGGTTTATTTCACAGCAGGACAAACGGTCCTTAGGCTTGCTAAAAGGTAAGACTTCTCCATGCTTTCCTCAGGGCTTCCCCACGTACGATTCCTGTGTGGCATCACTGAGGTCATCCGCACTGACCGCTGGACAGTACAGGTCACTGGGGGCCAGCACCTCAGCCGGCAGCAGCTTCCCCTACAGCTGGCCTGGGCAATGTCCATCCACAAAAGCCAGGTGACTATCCGGTGCAGGGGTGAGCAAGATAGGACAGAGTGGGCAGGATATGCTGAGCCcaagatggccttaaactcatctTATAACTGTAGAGGACATTGGCTGGTCTTGGTCTTCCTACATCTGTCTCCTGGAGGCTGTTATTACAAGTATGCAGCACAAAGCCTGGCTTATGTGGGTGCTGCAGTTCAatctgaacccagggcttcgtgcCTGTTAGGCAAGCATGCTACCAGCCAGGCCACGCCCCCCAGCCCCGTTCTCTTCTTTAGTGTGCGTCCTACGCCacattcttctctccctttctagGCCCTCCTCTGCCGTTTCCTGACCATGACCAGAACAGGTTAACAGCCATATGGAGTGTAGATACAACTGGTAATAGTTGACGATTCACAGGCAGAAAACAAGGGTTTCTGATGTCACAGCTAGGGGAGAGGCAGAGTTTAGCTCTGTACAGACTTAGCTATGTACCTGTTTGATCATTGTCTGagctctttctctcctctgtccctaAGGCTCTCCTATGTTTAAGACTgtagatgggggctggagagatggctcaggttaggagcgctggctgctcttccagaggtcctgagttcaattcccagcaaccacatggtggttcataaccatctataatcagatctggtgccctctacAGGCCTGGTAGGCATATGTGCAGGCAGAataatgtatacataataaataaatcatgaaaaaaaaagactctggaTGGGTGAGGCCATCCAGGCACAGTAGCTGGGTCGGTGAAAGTCACTTAAATGTAAGAGACTTCAGGCAGAGTTGGGTTTAACTGTTCCTTTATCACCCAGGGCATGTCTCTCGACTGTGTGGAGATCACTCTGGGCCGTGTGTTTGCCAGTGGTCAGGCCTATGTGGCCCTCTCCCGGGCGCGTAGCCTCCAGGGTCTACGTGTGCTGGACTTCGACCCCACGGTGGTTCGGTGTGACTCCCGAGTGCTGCGTTTCTATGCCACCCTGAGGCAGCGCAGGGGCCTCAGTCTGGTAAGGAGTCACCCGAAGGCGGATCTCCCGGGTACGGGCAGGCTGAGAAGGAGGCCTAACAGTGAATCTTACTGACTCCTTTTGGGTGGAGGCTGAAGGGAAGAGGTGTTGGTCTTCAGGCTGTGGCCCTGGGGATTGAAGCAAACCGGTGCCCGGCTTTCTGGTTCTGACCTAGGAGTCCCAAGACGATGAGGAGGCAAACTCAGATCTGGAGAACATGGATCCAAACCTCTGACCTCAGCTGAAAGAGCAGACCAGCTTTTAGGTTTTTCATGGGTTAAGGCCCTAGAAATTAACTGGGGAAAAGCCCGTGTTTCTTCCCTCATTCAGCCTCTGGCAGGGTTAAGGGACACTGTCTCCTATCTATCTAACTAGCTTTGCCTCAGTTTCACCTGTTTCCCTGGAGAAATTACTTCCAGGGTTAGAAGCTAGGAATGGTAATGGTTACCAGAGGACAGAGCTCTCTGCAAAGGCTGCAGCACACAGCCACAGAGTTCTTAGCTGCAGACTGGAGAGGCAGTGCGGGCAGGTGCTGGGCGGCAGCTCCCCGTCTTATTacactgcatttatttattttgtgtgtatgtgcgtgcacagAGTACATGTGAAGATCGGAGGACAACCTGAGGAAGTTGgttttctctctccccatgtgcgttctggggattaaattcaggtcataggcttggtggcaggcacttaTCCTTGACGATCAATCGTGCTACCAGGGTCAGTTCTAATGTTCTTTATGttattatataacaaaatatataaggCTGTgtactttatgaaaaaaaatgagccaggcagtggtagcgcacacctttagtcccagcacttgggaggcagaggcaggcggatttctgagttcgaggccagcctggtctacagagtgagttccaggacagccagggctacacagagaaaccctgtctcgaaaaacac is a window of Arvicanthis niloticus isolate mArvNil1 chromosome 26, mArvNil1.pat.X, whole genome shotgun sequence DNA encoding:
- the Pif1 gene encoding ATP-dependent DNA helicase PIF1, translating into MPPSTHAATDECNDAELRCRVAVEELSPGGQPRKRQALRAAELSLGRNERRELMLRLQAPGPAGRPRCFPLRAVRLFTRFAADGRSTLRIPGKGAPGAGAVQLLLSDCPPERLRRFLRTLRLKLAVAPGPGPASACAQLLGPRPRDFITISPVQPEELRRAATIKAPDSALGKRPVESQPSKEAPRWPLPVKKLHMHSAKPKLSEEQAAVLRMVLKGQSIFFTGSAGTGKSYLLKQILGSLPPTGTVATASTGVAACHIGGTTLHAFAGIGSGQAPLAQCVALAHRPGVRQGWLNCQRLIIDEISMVEADFFDKLEAVARAVRQQKKPFGGIQLIICGDFLQLPPVTKGSQQPQFCFQAKSWRRCVPVILELTEVWRQADPTFISLLQAVRLGRCSDEVTCQLRATAAHKVGRDGIVATRLCTHQDDVALTNEKRLKELPGEVHSFEAVDSDPELSRTLDAQCPVSRVLQLKLGAQVMLVKNLAVSRGLVNGARGVVVGFESEGRGLPHVRFLCGITEVIRTDRWTVQVTGGQHLSRQQLPLQLAWAMSIHKSQGMSLDCVEITLGRVFASGQAYVALSRARSLQGLRVLDFDPTVVRCDSRVLRFYATLRQRRGLSLESQDDEEANSDLENMDPNL